The bacterium genomic sequence CTGGACCATGGTCACCCCCGCCGCGACAGCACGGCGGACGATCTCCTCTTCCGGGCGCCCCAGGGAAAGATCGGGGTCGGTCACTAAGTAGAATGTTGGATCAAATTTTTTCATAATTCCCATAGCCGATCCAACTCCAAGAATGTGGAATGCAGAATGTAGAACACAGAATCCATATAAACAGCATTTATTCTACGTTCTCGATTCCACATTCTACATTCTTTCGTATTACAGTTCTTTAATGCGCAGCCTCGCCCCCAGATCTCTCGCCGGCGCATTAAAGAGCGCATCTATAATGGCCACCTGAAAAGATCCCGGTCCTCTTGATTCTTCCGCCGCAAGTTCGCCGCACGCACCGAATACGGCAAGACCCATGGCGCACGATTCGGCTGTAGCACCACCGGCAGCGCAGTAAACGGCTACAGCGGTAGTGGAGGAGCAACCGGTTCCGGTTACGTTGCCCATCATGGGGTGTCCGTTTTCGATAGCATAGGCCTTTTCACCGTCTGTGACATGATCAACGGATCCTGTCACACAGATGACGGCCCCTGTCTTTCTGGCAAGTGCCTTGAACGCCTCTACGGGGGCATCTCCTGTCTCAAGGGAGTCCACGCCCTGGATCTGGGCCTCCTCCCCTGCCAGGATCATGACCTCTGCCTGGTTTCCTCTGATCACATCCGGCCGAACCTCCTCCAGGATCTGCAGGCATGTGTCGGTGCGAAGCTTCGTAGCGCCAGCGCCAACGGGGTCCAGAACGATGGGGATACCAAGTTCCTTGGCCTTTTTCCCCGATTTGAGCATTGCGGTGATCCAGTGTGGAGACAAAGTACCTGGGTTGAGCACATGAGCCGAAGCGAAGACCACCATGTCCTCGACCTCTTCGTTGGCATGGGCCAT encodes the following:
- the thiM gene encoding hydroxyethylthiazole kinase; this translates as MSKWKKKYVEMDKIIREKRPMIHHITNYVVMNVTANVTLAMGASPVMAHANEEVEDMVVFASAHVLNPGTLSPHWITAMLKSGKKAKELGIPIVLDPVGAGATKLRTDTCLQILEEVRPDVIRGNQAEVMILAGEEAQIQGVDSLETGDAPVEAFKALARKTGAVICVTGSVDHVTDGEKAYAIENGHPMMGNVTGTGCSSTTAVAVYCAAGGATAESCAMGLAVFGACGELAAEESRGPGSFQVAIIDALFNAPARDLGARLRIKEL